The following proteins come from a genomic window of Panicum hallii strain FIL2 chromosome 8, PHallii_v3.1, whole genome shotgun sequence:
- the LOC112903170 gene encoding protein ACTIVITY OF BC1 COMPLEX KINASE 1, chloroplastic-like has product MELCTACIWTSAQWSQTVTPNRRASYDGFVRSISTSPQRRRRSTLCVMNAASTSAPVSSQSVTQLPRSSSSGLKSISSNKTSSAMEQLDIERGVCIPFRKYTPEMVRKKVLDSRGSILSLASRGVEIIWKLGFYWSSLMYDFLVGRDEEIVPYRARQLRNLLCDLGPSFIKAGQVLANRPDIIREDYMNELCILQDDVPPVPNQVAFAIIEEELGQPLERLFSKISSETIAAASLGQVYRATLRETGEDVAIKVQRPGIEPIIYRDLFLFRTLASFLNGISLQKLGCNAELIVDEFGEKLLEELDYTLEATNIEDFLENFKDDPTVKIPQVYKQLSGSRVLVMEWIDGIRCTNPQAIKEAGIDVEGFLTVGVSAALRQLLEFGLFHGDPHPGNIFAMRDGRIAYVDFGNVAVLSQQNKQILIDAVVHAVNEDYAEMANDFTRLGFLASGTDVAPIIPALEAIWQNSAGKGLADFNFRSVTGKFNQLVYNYPIRIPERFSLVIRSLLTQEGICFTLKPDFKFLEVAYPYVAKRLLTDPNPALRERLIQVLFKDGAFQWKRLENLIVLAKENVSKMSSNPALKKNSSQAVRSQQLESKLDLTETIKDGARMFLIDAGIRRQLILAFTEDSKLHVEELVDVYRLVEDQIDMPSVALEVLQDLPSVVRDFMLSWSDSILSDRRY; this is encoded by the exons ATGGAGCTCTGCACGGCATGTATCTGGACTTCAGCGCAGTGGTCTCAAACAGTAACTCCTAACAGACGAGCATCATACGATGGATTTGTGAGGTCAATCTCCACATCACCCCAAAGGAGAAGGCGATCAACCCTCTGTGTCATGAATGCTGCATCAACTAGTGCTCCAGTCTCATCTCAAAGCGTAACCCAACTTCCACGCAGCAGCAGCTCAGGTCTCAAAAGTATATCCAGCAACAAAACCAGCAGTGCAATGGAGCAACTTGATATTGAACGTGGTGTTTGTATCCCATTCCGAAAGTACACTCCAGAAATG GTCAGGAAAAAGGTATTGGATTCAAGAGGCTCCATACTATCCCTCGCTAGTCGGGGAGTGGAGATAATTTGGAAACTCGGATTTTACTGGTCATCTCTAATGTATGATTTCTTGGTTGGACGGGATGAAGAAATTGTTCCATATCGCGCCCGCCAGCTTCGCAATCTTTTATGTGATCTGGGGCCATCTTTCATCAAAGCAGGACAG GTTCTAGCAAACAGGCCTGATATTATTCGAGAGGATTATATGAATGAACTCTGCATCTTGCAAGATGATGTTCCTCCAGTCCCTAACCAG GTGGCTTTTGCCATAATTGAGGAGGAACTTGGACAGCCTCTAGAGAGATTGTTCAGCAAAATTTCATCAGAGACAATAGCAGCTGCTAGTTTGGGCCAAGTTTACCGCGCCACACTAAGAGAAACTGGCGAGGATGTTGCTATTAAG GTTCAGAGACCAGGGATTGAACCAATAATATACCGAGACCTTTTTCTGTTCCGCACTTTGGCTTCATTTTTGAATGGGATTAGTCTTCAGAAATTAGGGTGCAACGCAGAGCTtattgttgatgaatttggtgaAAAACTTTTGGAAGAACTTGATTACACTCTT GAAGCTACAAATATCGAGGATTTCCTAGAAAATTTTAAGGATGATCCAACTGTTAAGATACCTCAAGTGTACAAGCAGCTCTCAGGTTCTCGTGTTCTGGTGATGGAGTGGATAGATGGAATTAGATGTACGAACCCACAG GCTATAAAAGAAGCTGGAATTGATGTGGAAGGCTTTCTCACAGTTGGAGTAAGTGCTGCCTTGCGTCAGTTACTTGAATTTGGTCTTTTCCATGGAGATCCACATCCTGGAAATATTTTTGCAATGCGTGATGGTCGGATTGCATATGTCGACTTTGGCAATGTGGCCGTCCTTAGCCAG CAAAATAAACAAATCCTAATCGATGCTGTTGTTCATGCTGTCAATGAAGATTACGCTGAAATGGCAAATGACTTCACTAGGCTGGGTTTCCTCGCTAGTGGAACAGATGTAGCCCCAATTATTCCAGCTCTGGAAGCCATTTGGCAAAACTCAGCTGGAAAAGGCTTGGCAGATTTCAATTTCCGGAGTGTGACTG GGAAGTTCAATCAGCTCGTCTACAACTACCCAATCCGCATTCCAGAAAGGTTTTCCTTGGTTATCCGTTCGTTGTTGACGCAAGAAGGAATTTGCTTCACACTAAAGCCTGATTTTAAGTTTCTTGAG GTTGCATATCCATATGTAGCAAAGCGTCTGTTGACAGATCCAAACCCTGCTCTGAGAGAACGCCTGATTCAG GTATTATTCAAAGATGGGGCATTCCAGTGGAAACGACTAGAAAACCTTATAGTTCTTGCCAAGGAGAATGTGTCCAAGATGAGCAGCAATCCTGCACTGAAAAAAAACAGTTC GCAAGCTGTGAGAAGTCAACAGCTGGAGAGCAAACTTGATCTCACTGAAACAATAAAGGACGGAGCACGGATGTTCCTTATCGATGCTGGGATCAGGAGACAACTTATACTGGCTTTCACTGAAGACTCCAAGTTGCATGTAGAAGAG CTTGTTGATGTGTACAGACTGGTTGAAGATCAAATAGATATGCCTTCAGTTGCCCTCGAGGTTCTCCAAG ATCTGCCATCTGTTGTGCGCGATTTCATGCTTTCTTGGAGTGACTCCATCCTGTCAGATCGCCGGTACTAA